The Thermomonospora curvata DSM 43183 DNA segment GTACCTCCATCACCGCCTTGGTGGGCACATCCGGCGGCACGATGATCAGGAAGCCGTCCCCGCGGTCCTCCCACCAGCATCGGTCCAGACCGCCCAGCCGCGGGTCGCCGAAGGCCTTCCGCAGCATCTTCCGCAGCTCGCCACGCACCACGATGCGGTCCTCATCGTTGCGGATGTGCGCGCTGAACTTCGCGATGTCGGTGAAGATGATGGTGCAGTTCTCACCGTTGAAACGGATCCGCTCCACCCCTCGGAAGAGCGGCCCTTCGCGCTCAGGCCGACGGGACGCGGCGACAGGTGATGCCGGCCGCGGGGAAAGCCCGCGGGCGCCGCCGGACTCGGTGAGCCGGTCGTGAACCTGTTCCTCGGGGACCCTCAAAACGTTCGAGCGGGCCCCCATGAAGTCGGCGAACTCGTCGGTGGTGAGGACCAAGGCATGCACCTTCTGCGTAGCCACCACGCTCGTCGATCGCACGCTGACCTGCAACGCCCCTCGTTCGGCGATCAGCTGCCCGGCCCCTCGCTCGGCGATGACCCGGTCCCGGCCGTTCTCATGCACCCGGATCTCCACCCGGCCTTCGAGGATGACGACGACATGGTCGGCCCGCTCCCCTTCACAGAACAGCACCGAACCGGCGGCGAACGTCCGATACCGCCCCACTTCCAGCAGCGCCTGCCGCTCGTGCTCGCACAGCGCCTCCCAGAAGGGCACCGCTCCCCGGCGCCCGCTCCCGGTCTCGGCGGTTTCGCCGGTGTTCGGGTACGGATGGGGGGACCGGACGGGTTCGGCGGGTTCACCGGCCATCGCGGCCCCGTCGGCAACGGCCATCGGGTAGTGGGGCACCGGCCGGACGAGCGCGCGGATTCGCTTCCACAGCATCCCGACCAGCAGGACGCAGAGGACGGCGGTCCCCATCCCCGCCATCACCCCCGGCACCGCACCCATCAGCGCGGAGCACTTCAGCACGATTTCAATGACCACCAGGACGAACAGGGCGGCCACGAGCTTGCCGGGCAGCATGATGAGGGAGCACCCGACATGCCCAGAGGCGGGTCCCCGCTGAAGCCCGGTCAGATCACGATGATGATCGACCGGGACCCGGTGCGCGTGGGGTGCCTGAGGGGTGGCGTCTCGGCGGCGCAGGTGCCGGCTCCACCGAGAGGTGCGGTCGTCATCGCCTCGAACTACCGATTTAGCGCCCATTGAGAGCAGCTCCGCTTCGTAAAGACGTTCGGTGAACGCGACGCCCTCCGATCACCGCCGAATCGCAGGCGAGATCACGGGCATCGGGCATCGCCCACCCAGCGGACGCCCTCTTGGTCTGCCGCTTGATCGCAGCTAAACTTGAGGTCGCCGCTGGACGCGATTTCCTGGTCACCCGAGCAGCAGTGGCGCACCGGCCGGCACCGCT contains these protein-coding regions:
- a CDS encoding cyclic nucleotide-binding domain-containing protein; this translates as MGAKSVVRGDDDRTSRWSRHLRRRDATPQAPHAHRVPVDHHRDLTGLQRGPASGHVGCSLIMLPGKLVAALFVLVVIEIVLKCSALMGAVPGVMAGMGTAVLCVLLVGMLWKRIRALVRPVPHYPMAVADGAAMAGEPAEPVRSPHPYPNTGETAETGSGRRGAVPFWEALCEHERQALLEVGRYRTFAAGSVLFCEGERADHVVVILEGRVEIRVHENGRDRVIAERGAGQLIAERGALQVSVRSTSVVATQKVHALVLTTDEFADFMGARSNVLRVPEEQVHDRLTESGGARGLSPRPASPVAASRRPEREGPLFRGVERIRFNGENCTIIFTDIAKFSAHIRNDEDRIVVRGELRKMLRKAFGDPRLGGLDRCWWEDRGDGFLIIVPPDVPTKAVMEVLPHRLAEAIPQYNRRAADPVQIQLRLAVHMGPVTSDQSGVSGTAVNEAARIVEVDVLKDRMAEDAAGLGVIVSRPVFDYVVRHSDAIQRLGRFEKAEGRVKESAIDAWMCLTGHQPPPPEPSARVGGGLRAGLPVRGVGPGEPVRSGLVSPWRRGRRSGRKRWGGSRHRSGHR